The proteins below come from a single Drosophila kikkawai strain 14028-0561.14 chromosome 3R, DkikHiC1v2, whole genome shotgun sequence genomic window:
- the Dtwd2 gene encoding tRNA-uridine aminocarboxypropyltransferase 2 codes for METSENEAWLDLVGISADPPERRDKCEQCKRPAVVCWCPALPHPPEAVASQIVILQHPAEEKRSLRTALMLQLGLAPGKCVVYKGKRFPNHKNHAELQRILDSPTTLLLYPSRDSVPLEEVDRSAGPYTLVLIDGTWPQAKAIYASSPALHSLRQVKLIAVGISDYIIRTQPTEGCLSTLETAAQCLAVLESRPELRQSLVRPLHTLCKYQLDNGAVEHQSKEFLLKNNQYPKPIGKRLSRLLNYSNTVCGGGNDT; via the exons ATGGAAACGAGCGAAAATGAAGCTTGGCTGGACCTTGTCGGCATCAGCGCCGATCCGCCGGAGAGACGCGACAAGTGCGAGCAGTGCAA ACGACCCGCGGTTGTTTGCTGGTGTCCAGCTTTACCACATCCGCCTGAAGCAGTGGCCTCGCAGATTGTCATTCTGCAGCATCCCGCCGAGGAGAAGCGGTCACTGCGGACGGCACTGATGCTGCAGTTGGGCCTGGCGCCCGGCAAGTGTGTGGTCTACAAGGGCAAACGGTTTCCGAATCACAAAAACCACGCGGAACTGCAGAGAATCTTGGACTCCCCGACAACCTTGCTGCTTTATCCCAGCCGGGACTCGGTGCCCTTGGAGGAAGTGGATCGAAGTGCCGGTCCCTACACCTTGGTCCTCATAGACGGCACCTGGCCGCAGGCCAAGGCCATCTACGCCAGTAGCCCCGCCCTACACAGCCTGCGTCAGGTGAAACTCATCGCCGTGGGCATCAGCGACTACATTATCCGCACTCAGCCCACGGAGGGCTGCCTGAGCACCCTGGAAACCGCCGCCCAGTGCCTAGCTGTGCTCGAGTCCCGGCCAGAGCTGAGGCAATCACTGGTGCGACCCCTGCACACGCTCTGCAAGTACCAACTGGACAATGGGGCCGTGGAACACCAGTCCAAGGAGTTCCTGTTGAAGAACAACCAGTACCCCAAGCCCATTGGCAAGCGGCTGAGCCGCCTGCTCAATTATAGCAACACCGTGTGCGGCGGAGGCAACGACACGTGA
- the LOC108085478 gene encoding G patch domain-containing protein 11, which yields MSDEEEDYMSDKFLAGLQEVRPSLVQDRGKKRQIEVETKKEEQRKRQREATAAAGTVDNARLQQSLSQPLSADNKGFQLLAKMGYKAGAGLGKQPDARKEPVGITIKSGRGGLGREAAIAELAAKRQELRRAHLLQRAGIESGAEISTEAYRRRATQKAEERKLQYDIRRCQQTCESLDLKADVTEPDLEFFWPPKPKEEENSDAEGEQDPPEEEETPKEELYTPAEQLELLTGYLRTAYSFCYWCGTHYEDSADLDSNCPGLTRDDH from the exons atgtcGGACGAAGAAGAAGATTATATGTCCGACAAGTTCCTGGCTGG CCTGCAGGAGGTGCGTCCCAGTCTGGTGCAGGATCGCGGCAAGAAGAGACAGATTGAAGTAGAAACAAAAAAGGAGGAGCAAAGAAAAAGGCAACGGGAGGCCACCGCTGCCGCCGGAACCGTGGACAATGCTCGTCTCCAGCAATCCCTAAGCCAACCACTGTCGGCGGACAATAAGGGCTTCCAACTCCTGGCCAAAATGGGCTATAAGGCGGGTGCTGGCTTGGGAAAACAGCCCGATGCTCGCAAGGAACCTGTgggaataacaataaaaagcGGACGCGGAGGCCTGGGACGAGAAGCGGCCATTGCAGAGTTGGCTGCCAAGCGGCAGGAACTGAGGAGAGCTCACCTCTTGCAACGGGCGGGCATTGAATCCGGTGCTGAAATCAGCACGGAGGCCTATAGAAGACGTGCCACCCAAAAAGCCGAAGAGAGAAAGCTGCAATACGATATAAGGAGATGCCAGCAAACCTGCGAGTCCTTGGATCTAAAAGCCGACGTTACTGAGCCAGATTTAGAGTTTTTCTGGCCTCCAAAGCCCAAGGAGGAAGAGAATAGCGATGCCGAAGGAGAGCAAGATCCCCCCGAAGAGGAGGAGACGCCCAAAGAGGAACTATACACTCCAGCCGAGCAGCTGGAGCTGCTCACTGGCTACCTGCGCACTGCCTACTCCTTCTGCTACTGGTGTGGCACGCACTACGAGGACTCCGCGGATCTAGACTCCAACTGTCCAGGACTTACCCGCGACGACCACTAG
- the LOC108085477 gene encoding serine/threonine-protein kinase 16: MQSIGWTLIMKRGCLCRKETLNINGSRYTIRERLAQGGFSLIDLGENASTRRSYAIKRITCHSIDDQNIALREIENCRKIDSENVIRVVDYELKGQADIVINTTSTLYIVLPYYKHGALADHLLARARKQDHMPEAQILQIFLGVCEGLKAIHEAKPVPLAHRDLKTANICLSDSFEPIIVDLGSMTEARLQIVGQSDAQRLQDEAEERSSIVYRAPELFTVKSYCTIDERTDIWSLGCVLYAMCYFSSPFDPIYERGDSVALAVLSGNVNIPEDSIYTDDMHELINYMLRTDPMERPFIFSVIERTHDLIQKLEGRL, translated from the exons atGCAGAGCATAGGATGGACGCTGATCATGAAACGCGGCTGCTTGTGCCGGAAGGAGACGCTGAACATCAATGGATCCCGTTACACGATCCGCGAAAGGCTAGCCCAAGG GGGCTTCAGTCTCATCGACCTTGGGGAAAACGCGTCCACGCGCCGGAGCTATGCGATAAAGCGCATCACCTGCCACAGCATCGACGACCAGAACATAGCCCTGCGGGAAATCGAAAACTGCCGGAAAATCGACTCAGAGAACGTCATACGAGTGGTGGACTACGAGCTAAAGGGCCAGGCGGACATTGTGATCAACACAACTAGCACCTTGTACATCGTGCTGCCCTACTACAAGCATGGAGCTCTGGCGGATCACTTGCTGGCACGGGCGCGGAAACAGGACCACATGCCCGAGGCGCAGATCCTGCAGATCTTCCTGGGCGTCTGCGAGGGACTGAAGGCCATCCACGAGGCAAAGCCGGTGCCGCTGGCCCACCGGGATCTAAAAACTGCCAACATCTGTCTCTCGGACTCGTTCGAGCCCATCATCGTGGATCTGGGCTCCATGACGGAGGCGCGGCTGCAGATAGTGGGCCAATCGGATGCCCAGCGGCTGCAGGACGAAGCGGAGGAGAGAAGCTCTATTGTTTACAGGGCTCCTGAGCTATTTACCGTGAAATCATACTGCACCATCGACGAGAGAACGGATATTTGG AGTCTTGGATGTGTGCTGTATGCAATGTGCTACTTCAGCTCACCCTTTGATCCCATTTACGAGCGAGGCGACAGCGTGGCTTTGGCCGTGCTCAGCGGCAATGTAAACATTCCAGAAGATTCCATATACACAGAC GACATGCACGAATTAATCAACTACATGCTACGTACCGATCCCATGGAACGACCGTTCATCTTCAGTGTCATCGAACGCACCCACGATCTGATACAAAAGCTTGAGGGTCGCTTGTAG